CGAAGGTATGTCCCAGATTGAGAATCGCCCGCACTCCGCCCTCACGCTCATCCGCCGCCACCACTTCCGCCTTGATTGCACAGGAACGGGCGATCGCTTCGGTCACCAATTCCGGCTGCAGTGCGCGCAAAGCCTGCATATTCTGCTCAAGCCAGTCGAGAAATTCGATATCACGAATCAGGCCGTACTTGATGATTTCCGCGAGCCCGGCACTGACTTCGCGTTCCGGCAAGGTGCGCAGGCTATCGGTATCTATGAGTACAGCCTTGGGCTGATAGAAGGCACCGATCATGTTCTTGCCGGCAGGATGATTTATACCGGTCTTGCCACCCACCGATGAATCCACCTGGGACAACAGCGTGGTCGGGATCTGAATGAAATCCACACCGCGTTGATAGCAGGCGGCAGCGAAGCCTGTCATATCACCGATGACGCCCCCACCCAAGGCAATCAAGGTAGTACGGCGGTCATGCCGCGCACCAAGCAAGGCATCGAATATCTGCTGCAGGGTCGACCAGTTCTTGAAGGCTTCCCCGGTAGGCAGGATCACCGGTAGCACCGAGTAATCTGCCAGCGTCTGGCACAGCCGCTGCAGATACAACGGAGCAACGGTATCGTCCGTTACTATGCAGACCTGCCGACCGGCGATATGCGGCGCCAGCAGCTCCACCCGCCCAAGCAGGTTGCTGCCTATGTGGATGGGGTAACTGCGATCATCGAGATTAACGGTCAATTGCTGCATGGAACTCCCAATAGTCAGACCCGGAAACTCAGAAAGGATACATCAGTCCCCAAAGCTGCGCATAAAGCCGTAGAGATCTCATGCTCGTCACACTGGCTGGCGTTGCTGGATACCTAGCTCAACTCTTTATCGAGCTGGGCCATGATGGTATTGACCACCACTCGGGGGCCACGCTGGTCGGTATCGATGGTGAGGTGGGCAATTTCCCGGTACAGCGGATCGCGACGGGCCATCAGATCGCGCAGTACCGTTTCCGGGTCGGCGGTCTGCAGCAGCGGTCGCTGGCGGTCCTTGCTGGTGCGCTGAAGCTGCTGGTCGACACTGGTACGCAGATAGACTACCAGGCCGTTGTCCGCCAGTGCCCGACGATTGGCCTCACGCATGACCACACCGCCACCGGTGGCAAGAACGATCCCCTGTTCCTGCACCAGCTCGGCGATCATGGCTTCTTCACGCTCGCGGAAGCCGGTTTCCCCCTCCACATCGAAGATCCACGGGATATCGGCGCCGGTTCTGGCTTCGATTTCCCGGTCTGAATCCTTGAAGGGGTATCTGAGTTCCTTGGCAAGCAGACGCCCGATGGTACTTTTACCAGCTCCCATCGGGCCTATCAGAAAGACATTACGCAACGCGGTTACCTGGCAAGGCTGATGGCTCCGTTATTGATGATGCGCGGAGTCAGGAATACCAGCAGCTCGGTCTTGCTCTCAAAGCTGATATCACGCCGGAACGCTCTGCCAACGATGGGCAGGTCGCCCAGGAAAGGTACCTTTTCCTGACTCTTCTGCGATTCACTGGAGAATACACCACCAATGACGATGGTTTCACCATCGGCGACCAGAATCTTGGCATTGACCTCGTTCTTGCGGATGGTCGGCACACCATTTACTTCCCTGGTGAAGTCCGGCTCATCCTTGGTCACGATGACTTCCATGATCACCTGATTGTCCGGGGTGATCTGCGGGGTCACTTCCAGCGATAGTACCGCCTCGGCGAAGGCAGTAGTAGTGGCGCCGCTGGAGCTGGCTTCCTGGTAGGGAATTTCCGAACCTTTGAGGATCTTTGCGGTTTCCTTGTCCGAGGTAACGACCTTGGGCTGGGAAATGATTTCGCCGTTACCGGTGCTTTCCATGGCCGACAGTTGCAGATCGAGAATGGTATTGTCAGTAATGAAACCGATACCGATACCCGAGGTGGCGCCCAGCACGCCCATATCAACGAAGGGGGTATTCAGTGGAATTTCCGGAATACCGATGAAGCCAGCAGTATTGCGCGAGACTTCCTGGGTAGAGCCGTCGGGGTTGGTGACTGTGATCGGATTGGGATCCTCGGCAACTCCCATATTCCCATCCTTGCCATACGCATTGAAGCGGCTTCCCAGGTTCACGTTACCGCCCCAACGCACGCCCAGCGCCTTGTCGAAGCCGACGTTGGCCTCAACGATACGCGCCTCGA
Above is a genomic segment from Halopseudomonas litoralis containing:
- the aroK gene encoding shikimate kinase AroK, which produces MRNVFLIGPMGAGKSTIGRLLAKELRYPFKDSDREIEARTGADIPWIFDVEGETGFREREEAMIAELVQEQGIVLATGGGVVMREANRRALADNGLVVYLRTSVDQQLQRTSKDRQRPLLQTADPETVLRDLMARRDPLYREIAHLTIDTDQRGPRVVVNTIMAQLDKELS
- the aroB gene encoding 3-dehydroquinate synthase; the encoded protein is MQQLTVNLDDRSYPIHIGSNLLGRVELLAPHIAGRQVCIVTDDTVAPLYLQRLCQTLADYSVLPVILPTGEAFKNWSTLQQIFDALLGARHDRRTTLIALGGGVIGDMTGFAAACYQRGVDFIQIPTTLLSQVDSSVGGKTGINHPAGKNMIGAFYQPKAVLIDTDSLRTLPEREVSAGLAEIIKYGLIRDIEFLDWLEQNMQALRALQPELVTEAIARSCAIKAEVVAADEREGGVRAILNLGHTFGHAIEAHQGYGTWLHGEAVGAGMIMALQLSRTLGWLTPEEERRCTQLVAAAGLPVTPPADMAAEDFTRLMAVDKKVLDGQLRLVLLKRLGEAVVTADFDGKALRSVLAAGDE